In Halococcus hamelinensis 100A6, the DNA window GGGAGCCGCGACTGGCGGGGCGAGCACGACCGCGACGGTCGCGAGATGGGTGTGACCGTCGAATCCGTCGTCGACGAACTCGCGGCGGCGGCGAACCTCGTCGCGGGCGAGGGCGCGGGCGGGACGCCGGTCGCGGTGGTTCGCGACCTCTCGCTCGACGAGGTCGGCACGAGCGACAACCTCTTTCGCGACGTCGAGGGCGACTTCATCAGGCAGTCCCTCCGGGAGTGGTCGTATGCGGGGGATTGAACTCACGCCCGAACACCCCACGGAACGCCTCGTCGACCTCGGCGAACTCGCCGCCGAGGCGGGCTTCGATACGGTCTTCGCGAGCCACCACTACAACAACCGCGACCCGTTCGCCGCCCTCACCCTGCTCGCCGACCGCACGGACGGAATTCGGCTGGGACCGGGCATCACGAACCCCTACGAGACCCACCCCGTGACGCTCGCCTCGCGGGTCGCGACCCTCGACGAACTCGCCGACGGGCGGGGCGTGTTCGGGGTGGGTCCGGGCGACCCCTCGACCCTCAAAAACCTGGGCCTCGGCGAGCAGCGCGGGCTCCGGTCGGTGCTCGAATCCTTCGAAGTCGCCCGCGAACTCTGGGACGGCGACCGCGTCGACCACGAGGGGTCGTTCACCGCACACGAGGCGGGGCTGAACTACGAGGCGAATCGGATCCCGGTCTACGTCGGGGCCGAAGGGCCGGAGATGTGCCGGATGGCCGCGAAACACGCCGACGGGCTGCTCTTCAACGGATCGCATCCCGACGACCTCGAGTGGGCGCGCGAGCGCGTCGAGGAAGGGTTGGATGAGCGCGTCGTCGGGAGCGAGTTCGACCTCGCGGCCTACGCCAGCGTGAGCATCGCCGAGGACGAGGCGGCAGCGCGCGAGGCCGCCCGCCCGCCGGTGGCGTTCATCGCCGCCGGCGCACCGGAACCGGTCCTCGACCGCCACGGGATCGACGCCGACCGCGCCGCCGCTATCGGGGAGTCGATCTCGGCAGGGGACTTCTCGGCCGCGTTCGACCGGGTGAGCGAGGCGATGGTCGAGGCGTTCTGTATCGCCGGGGAGCCGGCGACGGTCGAGTCACGAGTTCGAGAGGTGATGGACCACGCCGACAGCCTCGTCGTGAGTTCGCCGCTGGGTCCCGACCTCGACGCGGCGGTCCGGCTTACCGGCGCTGTGTGTGATCGGTGTTCGGTGACGTGAGGCCGGCGGTGAGCCCGCCGATCGTGAGGTAGCCGAACAGCCCGAAGGAGACTGCGAACAGCACGACCCCGGTGAGGATCGGGATGATCGAGAGCGGGCTGGCGAGCGCGGCCTCGACCATGAGCTGGACGAGGTCGACGACGTTGCCGAGGAGGACGACGACGATGTTTGCCATACCTCGGGTAGGCAAGCGGGCTACTTGTGTTTGTTCGTCCGGGATCACTCCTTCCAGATCAGGCCCTCGAACGCCGCCCGCATCACGACCTCGCGTCCCCGATGACAGACCACCGAACACGCGACGTCGTGGCGGTCGTCGCGCCCCTCCACGGCGTCGACGGTGACCTCGCAGGTGATCGACTCGCCGGTGCGAACGGGTGCGAGGAACTCGAACTCCATCGACCGCGCGAGCACGCCGAGGTCGCCGCCGATCTTGGTGGGAAGCGTCGCGGTGAGGAGCCCCTGCACCACGAGCCGACCCTCCTCGTCGGGTTCGGTGTGGATCGTCTGCTGGTCGCCCGAGACCTCGCCGAAGCGCTCGACGTCCTCACGGGTGAAGGTACGCTCGAAGGTGTGGACGTCGCCCACCTCGGGGTTCGGTGTGCTCGGCATGGGGCTTCTATACGGACGGTCCGGAATATACTGTCGGCGCTACTCCCATCGGAAGAGCCGCGCCGACAGCCCGCCGCCGACGACCAGCACGCCGAGGAGCACCGCCACCGACTCCACCGGCCAGCCCCGACCGAACCAGAGCGCCTGCATCACCCGCACGACGTGGGTCATCGGGAACACCTCGGCGACGGCGTGGAGCCAGTCGGGGAGCGCCGAGAGCGGCATCACCGCACCCGAGAGGAACAGCATCGGCATGTAGAGTACCTGTCCGACCACGCTGGCGACCCGTGGGGTGGGCGAGAGGCTGGCGACCAGATAGCCGAAGGCGATGAACGAGAGCGCGCTCAAGGAGAAGCCCGCGAACACGGCCACCCAGCTGCCCGAAAACCGGACGTCGTAGACCACCAGCCCGCCGACCACCAACAGGAGCACCCCGAGCAGCGCGACCACGAAGTAGGTCGTGACCTCGGTGGCGACCCACCGCCACGCGGGCATCGGACTGGCCTTGAACCGCCGCAGTACGCCCTGTTCTCGGTCGCTGGCGGTCGAGACGGGGATCGTGGTGAGCGCGATCGAGCCGAGCACGAGTCCCACGAGCGCGGGCACGAGTTGGTCGATCCCGTAAGCGTAAGCGTCGGCTGCACCTCGACCGCCCCCCGCCCCACCTGCCGCACCGCCCGCTCCGGCGTCGAAGACGGTTCCGATGAGCAGGAGGAACAACAGGGGGAAGGCGAGCGTGAAGAACAACGTCATCGGTTCGCGCGCGAGGCGTTTGGCGTGGGCCTCGACGAGCTTTCGATAGCTCCGAGCGTTCATCTCCCGTGCGCCTCCTCCGTCCGGCCCGTGCGCTCCATGAACACGTCGGCGAGGTCCGGTTGGAGCGTCCGGAGGTTTCGTAACGGTGTCGCCTGCCCTTCGAGTTCGAGCACCACCGACGAGACGAGGTCGTCGGCGGCCCCGAACGCCCGGACCACGCCATCGGCGCGCTCGACCCGTTCGACCGCTTCGAGGCCACGAACCCCGTCGAGGTCGAGGTCGGGATGGTCGTCGAACACCACGCCACGACCCGCATCGAGGTCCGCGAGCAGGTCTCGCGGGGTGTCGAGCGCGACGAGGTCGCCGTCGTCGAGGATCGCCACCCGGTCACAGAGGGTTTCGGCTTCGGCCATGTAGTGGGTGACCAGTACGACGGTCGTCCCCTCCTCACGGATGCGCTCGACAAGCCTCCACGCCGCCTCGCGGGCTTCGGGGTCGAGTCCGGTGGTGAGTTCGTCGACGAAGACCACCTCGGGGTCGTTGAGGAGCGCGAGCGCGATGAACAGCCGCTGTTGCTGCCCGCCCGAGAGCGCCTCGAATCGGCTGTGGCGTTCGTCGTCGATCCCCCACATTTCGAGCAGCGGTTCGTAGGCCACCGTCTCGTCGTAGAACGTCGAAAACAGGTCGAGGAGTTCGAGCACCGTGAGCCGGGCGGGGAGTTCGGCGGCCTGAAGCTGCATGCCGATCCGCTGGGCGAGCGCGGTGCGCTCCCGACGGGGGTCGAGTCCCAGCACGCGTACCTCGCCCTCGAACGGACCGAGCCCCATCACCGATTCGACGGTCGTGGTCTTGCCCGACCCGTTCGGCCCGACGACGCCGAAGATCTCGCCCTCCCGGACCGCGAAGCTCACGTCGTCGACCGCGAGCACATCGCCGTAGTGCTTGGTGAGGCCCTCGACGGTGATCACCGGGTTCGATTCGTCTTGGGTCGAGGGTTCCGACATCGAGCCTTCTGTGCGGCTCGTCGCAGCCGGCTCACTTCAAAGGTCGACATCCATCGATATCGCCGGGTGCCTCCGCACTGATTTCCGTCCGATAGTACCCCTTCCGTTCGTTTGCCGCTGGATGGTGTCCCTCTCCTGTTGGGGCGATGACCGGAGATTCGCGCGGGCCGGGTTGGACCGAGCCGTTATGCCGCCGCCCACCGTTTCCGGGGATATGTCCTGGGAGACCATCGGCCTCGAATGGGACGGCGACGTGGCGACCATCACCGTCGACCGACCGGACCGGCTGAACGCGATGAACGTCGAGACCCTCGAAGCCCTGGAGGAAGCGCTCTCGGAGGCCCGCGACGCCCGCGCGCTGGTGCTCACCGGCGCTGGTGAGAAGGCGTTCGTCGCTGGTGCGGACATCGGCTACATGGCGGACCTCTCGGTGCCAGAAGCCCAAGCCTACGCGGAGCTCGGCCATCGGGTCACCGACGCCATCGAGACGTTCCCCGCACCCGTGATCGCCGCCATCAACGGTTACGCCTTCGGCGGGGGTTGCGAACTCGCGCTCGCCGCCGACCTCCGGGTGGCGAGCGAGCGCGCGATGCTCGGCCAGACCGAGATCGATCTCGGGATCGTCCCTGGATGGGGCGGCACACAACGCCTCTCGCGGCTCGTGGGCGACGAACTCGCCCGTCGGCTGGTCTTCTTCGGCGAGCGCCTCGACGCTCAGGACGCCCACCGGTTCGGCCTCGTCGGCGAGCTCGTCGCCCACGACGAACTCGATTCTCACGTCGCCGAGATGGCCGCGGAGCTCGCCGCCAAACCCAAGTACGCCCTCCAGGCCGCGAAGGAGTCGCTGAACCAGGTCCACGAATCCGACCAGTCGGACGGCCTGACCTACGAGCGCCGCCTCTGGAGCGGCCTCTTCGGGACCGCCGACCAGCACGAAGGGATGACGGCCTTTGTGGAAGACCGCGAACCCGACTTCGAGTGAGTGCTCACAAAGCGCTCCCCCTCACAGTCGGCGGGCCACGGTTGCGGTCGAGCCACGTACCCACCGCGAACGACTGGAGGGAGTGAGCGGCAGTTTTTAGCGTAGATTTTTGCGAGGCGAGGTGCGCGAGCGAAGCGAGCGCATCCCGCCGAAGTAAAAAGGTACGAGCGGCATGACGGCCTTTGTGGAAGACCGCGAGCCCGACTTCGAGTGACTAGCGATACTCGCCCATACGGCTCGGGCAGCGGCGTCGAGTGGTTGATACGGACCGCAGCACTACTCGGGGAGGTCCGCCACTGAAAGGGACTCGACGTCCTCGCCCGCCGCCGCTTCGCGTACGGCGGTATCCTCCGTCACGAGCGTCAGGTCGTGGAGAGAAGCGACGGCGATGTAACTCGCGTCGTAGAACGTGCAACCTGTTTGCCGAGCGGTTTGTATCACCGAGAGCAGCGTCGCCCCGGTTGCCTTCTCGACCGATACGTCGCGCTCGATCCGTCCGAGAATGCTGATAGCGTTTTCGAGTTCGGTCGCCGTCAGTTCATCCCTGGCGAACGCGATCTTCCAGAGCGCGTTCGAGGATTCGTAGATCGTCAGATCCAGGATGTGCTGGTCGAACACGGCCTCGACACCGACAGTCACGCCACCAGCCCCGATGAGAATATCCACTAGCGAGCTCGCATCGAAGAGCTTCCTCGCCACGTCAGTTGTCCCGCCGCGTCTCACGGACCGCCTCGGTCACCGTCTCGGAATCGACCTGCCCGCCGACGCTCTCGCGGAGCGTCGCGGCGTCGCGCTGGAGGGCTTCGCGCCGCTGCTCGGTGAGCGCGTCCTCGATCGCCTCACGGATCACCTCGCTCACGTTGATGTCCTCACGGTCGATCGCGGCTTTCATCTCGTCCGGGATCTTCGCCGAAACGGTCTTCGTCATACTACAAAGTAGTACGATAGCGTCTTACTTAACTGTTGTATCCTCTAAGGTTCGTTCCCTCTTTCGTGGCCTTCGGGACGCGGCGGCTCGCTACGGAGGGCCATCCGCGAGCACCGGGCGGTTGCGGTCGGGCCGCACGACCCACTGTGAACGACCGACGAGTGTGAGCACCCTTCGATCGAAGAAACGAGTACGAACAGCTCCCACCGCGCTCGGGAACCCGGGGCTTAAATCCGGCCAGCTTCATACCGCGGGCATGGAATTCTGCGACGAGTGCGGCTCGATGATGAAGACCGAGGGCGACGAGTGGGTCTGTGGGAGCTGTGGGTTCGCCAAACCGCGTAACGCCGAAACCGAGGCCGCGATGACGACGACCCAGGGCCAGGAGGAAACCGAGGTCATCGACGTCAGCGACGTGGACGACCGGGGACTTCCCACCACCGAGGTCCACTGCGATGAGTGTGGCAACGACGAGGCCTACTGGTACATGCAACAGATCCGCTCGGCCGACGAGTCCGAAACCCGGTTCTTCGTCTGTACCAACTGCGAGCACCGCTGGCGCGAGGACGATCACTAACAACCACCTTTTGCTGCGGTCGCTCGCGTTGCTCGCTCCCTGGCAAAATGTGGATCAAAAGCCTCCTCCTTCCCGCTGGTCAGTCGTCGGCCCGCTCGCTCCCGCTGGTCGCTCGCGGGACGATCACTAACGGCTCCGCACAGCACCACCACCGCGA includes these proteins:
- a CDS encoding coenzyme F420-0:L-glutamate ligase, with product GSRDWRGEHDRDGREMGVTVESVVDELAAAANLVAGEGAGGTPVAVVRDLSLDEVGTSDNLFRDVEGDFIRQSLREWSYAGD
- a CDS encoding 5,10-methylenetetrahydromethanopterin reductase → MRGIELTPEHPTERLVDLGELAAEAGFDTVFASHHYNNRDPFAALTLLADRTDGIRLGPGITNPYETHPVTLASRVATLDELADGRGVFGVGPGDPSTLKNLGLGEQRGLRSVLESFEVARELWDGDRVDHEGSFTAHEAGLNYEANRIPVYVGAEGPEMCRMAAKHADGLLFNGSHPDDLEWARERVEEGLDERVVGSEFDLAAYASVSIAEDEAAAREAARPPVAFIAAGAPEPVLDRHGIDADRAAAIGESISAGDFSAAFDRVSEAMVEAFCIAGEPATVESRVREVMDHADSLVVSSPLGPDLDAAVRLTGAVCDRCSVT
- a CDS encoding MaoC/PaaZ C-terminal domain-containing protein; the encoded protein is MPSTPNPEVGDVHTFERTFTREDVERFGEVSGDQQTIHTEPDEEGRLVVQGLLTATLPTKIGGDLGVLARSMEFEFLAPVRTGESITCEVTVDAVEGRDDRHDVACSVVCHRGREVVMRAAFEGLIWKE
- a CDS encoding ABC transporter permease; the encoded protein is MNARSYRKLVEAHAKRLAREPMTLFFTLAFPLLFLLLIGTVFDAGAGGAAGGAGGGRGAADAYAYGIDQLVPALVGLVLGSIALTTIPVSTASDREQGVLRRFKASPMPAWRWVATEVTTYFVVALLGVLLLVVGGLVVYDVRFSGSWVAVFAGFSLSALSFIAFGYLVASLSPTPRVASVVGQVLYMPMLFLSGAVMPLSALPDWLHAVAEVFPMTHVVRVMQALWFGRGWPVESVAVLLGVLVVGGGLSARLFRWE
- a CDS encoding ABC transporter ATP-binding protein — protein: MSEPSTQDESNPVITVEGLTKHYGDVLAVDDVSFAVREGEIFGVVGPNGSGKTTTVESVMGLGPFEGEVRVLGLDPRRERTALAQRIGMQLQAAELPARLTVLELLDLFSTFYDETVAYEPLLEMWGIDDERHSRFEALSGGQQQRLFIALALLNDPEVVFVDELTTGLDPEAREAAWRLVERIREEGTTVVLVTHYMAEAETLCDRVAILDDGDLVALDTPRDLLADLDAGRGVVFDDHPDLDLDGVRGLEAVERVERADGVVRAFGAADDLVSSVVLELEGQATPLRNLRTLQPDLADVFMERTGRTEEAHGR
- a CDS encoding enoyl-CoA hydratase/isomerase family protein: MSWETIGLEWDGDVATITVDRPDRLNAMNVETLEALEEALSEARDARALVLTGAGEKAFVAGADIGYMADLSVPEAQAYAELGHRVTDAIETFPAPVIAAINGYAFGGGCELALAADLRVASERAMLGQTEIDLGIVPGWGGTQRLSRLVGDELARRLVFFGERLDAQDAHRFGLVGELVAHDELDSHVAEMAAELAAKPKYALQAAKESLNQVHESDQSDGLTYERRLWSGLFGTADQHEGMTAFVEDREPDFE
- a CDS encoding type II toxin-antitoxin system VapC family toxin; its protein translation is MARKLFDASSLVDILIGAGGVTVGVEAVFDQHILDLTIYESSNALWKIAFARDELTATELENAISILGRIERDVSVEKATGATLLSVIQTARQTGCTFYDASYIAVASLHDLTLVTEDTAVREAAAGEDVESLSVADLPE
- a CDS encoding ribbon-helix-helix protein, CopG family; amino-acid sequence: MTKTVSAKIPDEMKAAIDREDINVSEVIREAIEDALTEQRREALQRDAATLRESVGGQVDSETVTEAVRETRRDN
- a CDS encoding transcription factor S, whose amino-acid sequence is MEFCDECGSMMKTEGDEWVCGSCGFAKPRNAETEAAMTTTQGQEETEVIDVSDVDDRGLPTTEVHCDECGNDEAYWYMQQIRSADESETRFFVCTNCEHRWREDDH